From bacterium, a single genomic window includes:
- a CDS encoding sigma-54 dependent transcriptional regulator, protein MPKTILVVDDDKRMRSFLSAILREEGYAVEEAGSGKQALENLQNSEFDLVVTDLRMPDLSGVEVIREGRKIRPDARWIIVTAYGSIGSAVEAMQGGASDYLTKPFRDPDELRHVVRRVLREADAETRISLLSEELGKQFPPVEMIFLGEKMAEVHRLVREVAPTTATVLVTGQSGTGKELVARVLHILSPRKEKPFVAIHCSALAETLLESELFGHERGAFTGAAETRKGRFELGDDGTIFLDEIGDISPVVQVKLLRVLQERCFERVGGTRSIAVDVRIVAATHRNLKAEVAAGRFREDLYYRLNVFPIELPPLSERRETIVPLAEYFAGKFAAAFGKKITGFSPDATRALQRYAWPGNVRELQNVIERAVILASGEIDLRHLRLDLAVETPFEIEGTLRANERETIRKVLADAAGNRTQAARILGISLRTLQYRIKEYGL, encoded by the coding sequence ATGCCGAAAACCATCCTGGTCGTAGACGACGACAAGAGGATGCGCTCGTTCCTCTCCGCCATTCTCAGGGAGGAAGGATACGCGGTGGAGGAGGCGGGGAGCGGGAAGCAGGCGTTGGAGAACCTCCAGAACTCGGAGTTCGACCTGGTCGTCACGGACCTCCGGATGCCGGACCTCTCCGGGGTGGAAGTGATCCGGGAAGGTCGGAAGATACGCCCCGATGCCCGGTGGATCATCGTGACGGCGTACGGTTCGATCGGCAGTGCGGTGGAGGCGATGCAGGGCGGAGCATCCGATTATCTGACGAAACCGTTCCGGGACCCCGACGAGTTGCGCCACGTCGTTCGACGCGTGTTGAGGGAAGCCGATGCGGAAACGAGAATCTCGCTTCTCTCTGAGGAACTCGGGAAACAGTTCCCGCCGGTCGAAATGATCTTTCTCGGGGAGAAAATGGCGGAGGTCCATCGATTGGTCCGGGAAGTCGCCCCGACGACCGCCACCGTCCTCGTTACGGGCCAAAGCGGCACGGGGAAGGAGTTGGTCGCCCGGGTACTCCACATCCTCAGCCCAAGGAAGGAGAAGCCGTTCGTGGCGATCCACTGCTCCGCGTTGGCGGAAACCCTTCTGGAGAGCGAACTGTTCGGGCATGAACGAGGGGCTTTTACCGGGGCCGCCGAGACCCGGAAAGGCAGGTTTGAGCTTGGGGATGACGGGACGATCTTCCTGGACGAGATCGGTGACATCTCCCCTGTGGTGCAGGTGAAACTCCTGCGAGTGCTCCAGGAAAGGTGCTTCGAGCGTGTCGGTGGGACGCGCTCCATCGCAGTGGACGTCCGCATCGTGGCGGCGACCCACCGGAACCTCAAGGCGGAAGTCGCCGCCGGGCGTTTCCGGGAGGATCTGTATTACCGGCTCAATGTGTTCCCGATCGAACTCCCGCCGCTCTCCGAACGCAGGGAGACCATCGTACCCCTGGCGGAGTATTTCGCCGGGAAATTCGCCGCCGCCTTCGGGAAGAAGATCACGGGGTTCTCCCCGGACGCGACCCGTGCCCTCCAGCGGTACGCGTGGCCGGGAAACGTCCGGGAACTTCAGAACGTGATCGAGCGGGCCGTGATCCTGGCTTCCGGGGAGATCGATCTCCGGCATCTGAGACTGGATCTTGCCGTGGAAACCCCCTTCGAGATCGAAGGAACATTGCGGGCGAACGAGCGGGAAACGATCCGAAAGGTTCTTGCGGACGCCGCCGGGAACCGGACGCAGGCAGCCCGGATCCTCGGAATCTCTCTTCGAACCCTCCAGTACCGGATCAAGGAATACGGCCTGTAG
- a CDS encoding ATP-binding protein — MRPVLPAILRAVLLSFLLLSSGAIIYVTAFNAQTVRSLTERSLESTALALSSSAESALRTYGDRLDPRIREILSDRVVAYALIARGDGTVLFHTNTRLVGRVLKEDGLQSWMRSGRPYGRRLTLGTGLPAYEYNYILHRPDGGAELLRLVIHTAKADLLLVGVRRMWWTVGVVVVLLWSAGVALERTLTRYVRLQEEAGRRERLALIGQMTATLAHEIRNALGSVKGYTQWVDEKIDSSDPRKQGIAFALEGTERIESLVNELLLYVRRESFDIEPVDLSLLIEPLVREETSGWAGTVETDFGGTGRVMADPEKLRRVLSNGIRNAIQAMGGGGALKVSASTYGRTARIRIEDTGPGIPESERERLFSPFHTTKTDGTGLGLAYSRKMIEGLHGSIELRNREGRSGAVLEILLPKER, encoded by the coding sequence ATGCGACCTGTTCTTCCCGCGATCTTGCGGGCGGTTCTGCTCTCCTTCCTGCTCCTGTCCTCGGGGGCGATCATCTACGTGACCGCGTTCAATGCGCAAACGGTCCGTTCCCTTACAGAACGGTCTCTCGAAAGCACGGCGCTGGCGCTTTCCTCTTCCGCGGAAAGCGCCCTCCGAACGTATGGTGATCGACTCGATCCCCGGATCCGTGAAATCCTGTCCGACCGGGTTGTCGCCTACGCGTTGATCGCCCGGGGGGACGGGACGGTCCTGTTCCACACCAACACCAGGCTGGTCGGCCGCGTGCTGAAGGAAGACGGCCTGCAGTCGTGGATGCGGAGCGGCCGGCCTTACGGGCGAAGGTTGACGCTGGGAACCGGGTTGCCGGCCTACGAGTACAATTACATCCTTCACCGCCCCGACGGCGGGGCGGAACTCCTTCGGCTGGTGATTCATACCGCGAAGGCGGATCTTCTCCTTGTGGGTGTTCGGCGGATGTGGTGGACGGTCGGGGTGGTTGTCGTTCTTCTGTGGAGTGCCGGCGTCGCCCTGGAACGGACACTGACCCGCTACGTACGGCTCCAGGAGGAGGCGGGCCGGCGGGAGCGGTTGGCGCTCATAGGGCAGATGACCGCCACGTTGGCCCACGAGATCCGGAATGCTCTCGGAAGCGTCAAGGGGTACACCCAGTGGGTGGATGAAAAGATCGATTCTTCCGATCCCAGGAAACAGGGGATTGCGTTCGCCCTGGAGGGGACGGAACGGATCGAGTCCCTTGTAAACGAGCTTCTTCTTTATGTCCGGCGGGAAAGCTTCGACATCGAACCGGTGGACCTCTCTCTGCTGATCGAGCCCTTGGTCCGGGAGGAAACCTCCGGATGGGCAGGAACCGTCGAAACGGATTTCGGAGGTACCGGCCGCGTGATGGCCGATCCGGAGAAGCTGCGGCGAGTCCTGTCCAACGGCATCCGGAACGCGATTCAGGCGATGGGAGGAGGAGGTGCCCTGAAGGTTTCCGCAAGCACCTACGGGCGGACAGCCCGGATACGGATCGAGGACACGGGCCCGGGGATCCCCGAGTCGGAGCGGGAGCGCCTGTTCAGCCCGTTCCACACGACCAAGACCGATGGAACCGGCTTGGGGTTGGCCTATTCGCGAAAGATGATTGAAGGGTTGCATGGCAGTATCGAACTCCGCAACCGGGAGGGCCGGAGCGGAGCCGTTCTTGAAATCCTCCTCCCGAAGGAAAGGTGA
- a CDS encoding extracellular solute-binding protein, giving the protein MAKRSLVTRREFMKAAGFGVVAAGVAPTIFIPRYAHGASKELKILVWSHFVPRFDKEWYDSFAKKWGEANGIKVTVDHINLAEIPSRTAAEISAGQGHDLIEWIAPPSQFEPSVLDLGDVVKDAEKRYGKQHPLCRRSTYNPNSKKFYAFCPGWTIDPGCYRKSLWEKAGKGTGPVTWEDLITYGGKIKREQGIQLGIGLSQELDSNMAARGLLWSHDTSIQDAKENVVLNNPKTIEATNYMARLYKEAMVPEVFSWTAVSNNQALIAGRASYILNSISAYRSAQKEVPEIAKDIYFTPALKGPRGTGFNSEHVIYCYVVPKYSKNVDNAKKFLLNLVGNYDQAMYASELYNSPAFFDAPVPSGNRGYAPVKGAKKLRDLHNAWFSTDPFALPGEAKGKLAALKDAEKWSTNLGHPGPANPAEGEVFATFVLPNMLAKVARGGKAEEAVKEADAAARTIFAKWRQKGLVGGKS; this is encoded by the coding sequence ATGGCAAAAAGAAGTTTAGTTACCCGTCGGGAGTTCATGAAAGCCGCGGGCTTCGGGGTGGTCGCGGCGGGGGTGGCCCCCACGATCTTCATCCCACGGTACGCGCACGGGGCCTCGAAGGAGTTGAAGATCCTCGTCTGGTCCCACTTCGTTCCCCGGTTCGACAAGGAGTGGTACGACAGCTTCGCGAAGAAATGGGGGGAGGCGAACGGGATCAAGGTCACGGTGGATCACATCAACCTCGCCGAGATCCCCTCCCGCACGGCCGCCGAGATCTCCGCCGGCCAGGGACACGACCTGATCGAGTGGATCGCCCCGCCGTCCCAGTTCGAGCCGAGCGTCCTCGACCTCGGCGACGTCGTCAAGGATGCCGAGAAGCGCTACGGGAAACAGCATCCTCTCTGCCGCCGGAGTACCTATAACCCGAACTCGAAGAAGTTCTACGCCTTCTGCCCCGGCTGGACGATCGACCCCGGCTGCTACCGGAAGAGCCTCTGGGAGAAGGCCGGCAAGGGGACGGGCCCGGTGACGTGGGAAGACCTCATCACGTACGGCGGAAAGATCAAGAGGGAGCAGGGGATCCAGCTCGGCATCGGCCTCTCCCAGGAGCTCGACTCGAACATGGCGGCCCGGGGCCTGCTGTGGTCGCACGACACGAGCATCCAGGACGCGAAGGAGAACGTCGTCCTGAACAACCCGAAGACCATCGAAGCGACCAACTACATGGCCCGGCTCTACAAGGAAGCGATGGTCCCCGAGGTGTTCTCCTGGACCGCGGTGTCGAACAACCAGGCGCTCATCGCCGGCCGCGCCTCCTACATCCTGAACTCCATCTCGGCGTACCGATCGGCGCAGAAGGAAGTCCCCGAGATCGCCAAGGACATCTACTTCACCCCCGCCCTCAAGGGGCCCCGCGGGACCGGGTTCAACTCCGAGCACGTGATCTACTGCTACGTCGTCCCCAAGTACTCGAAGAACGTCGACAACGCGAAGAAGTTCCTCCTGAACCTGGTCGGGAACTACGACCAGGCGATGTACGCGAGCGAGCTGTACAACTCCCCCGCCTTCTTCGACGCCCCCGTCCCCTCCGGGAACCGCGGGTATGCCCCGGTGAAGGGGGCGAAGAAGCTTCGCGACCTCCACAACGCGTGGTTCTCGACCGACCCGTTCGCCCTCCCCGGCGAGGCGAAGGGGAAGCTCGCCGCCCTCAAGGACGCCGAGAAGTGGAGCACCAACCTCGGGCATCCCGGCCCGGCGAACCCGGCCGAGGGCGAGGTCTTCGCGACCTTCGTCCTGCCGAACATGCTGGCCAAGGTGGCCCGCGGCGGGAAGGCCGAGGAGGCGGTGAAGGAAGCCGATGCCGCCGCCAGGACCATCTTCGCCAAGTGGCGCCAGAAGGGACTGGTCGGGGGGAAATCGTAG
- a CDS encoding carbohydrate ABC transporter permease, with protein sequence MAKLGKLARRGGLYTLLGGFAFFGAFPFYWMVIATFKRDHDLFSPLNNPFLFNEPPTLDHLRLLFTETHFVGYLANTVIVGFAVVLITLATAVPAAYALARWARGWGESLGIGIFLTYLVPPTILFIPLSRFASFFGLQESLWSLILVYPTFTIPFCTWLLMGFFKTIPKDIEEQAMIDGLSRFGAMTKVVFPLAISGILTVVVFSFTLSMHEFIYALTFISVSAKKTVSIGVPTELVRGDVFQWGPLMAGALIASIPVAVVYTYFLDRFVAGFTMGAVK encoded by the coding sequence ATGGCGAAACTCGGGAAACTCGCGCGCCGCGGGGGGCTGTACACGCTGCTGGGGGGGTTCGCCTTCTTCGGGGCCTTCCCCTTCTACTGGATGGTGATCGCCACGTTCAAGCGGGACCACGACCTGTTCAGCCCGCTGAACAACCCGTTCCTCTTCAACGAGCCGCCCACGCTGGACCACCTGCGGCTCCTGTTCACCGAGACCCACTTCGTCGGGTACCTGGCGAACACCGTGATCGTCGGATTCGCCGTCGTGTTGATCACGCTGGCGACCGCCGTCCCCGCGGCGTACGCCCTGGCGCGGTGGGCCCGGGGATGGGGGGAATCGCTGGGAATCGGGATCTTCCTCACCTACCTCGTTCCGCCCACGATCCTGTTCATCCCCCTCTCGCGCTTCGCCTCCTTCTTCGGGCTCCAGGAATCCCTTTGGTCCCTGATCCTCGTATACCCCACTTTCACGATCCCCTTCTGCACCTGGCTCCTCATGGGGTTCTTCAAGACGATCCCGAAGGACATCGAGGAGCAGGCAATGATCGACGGCTTGAGCCGTTTCGGGGCGATGACGAAGGTCGTTTTCCCGCTCGCGATCTCCGGCATCCTGACCGTCGTCGTGTTCTCCTTCACCCTCTCGATGCACGAGTTCATCTACGCCCTGACCTTCATCTCCGTGTCGGCGAAGAAGACCGTCTCGATCGGGGTGCCGACCGAGCTCGTGCGCGGGGACGTCTTCCAGTGGGGACCGCTGATGGCCGGGGCGCTGATCGCCAGCATCCCTGTGGCGGTCGTCTACACCTACTTCCTCGACCGGTTCGTCGCCGGCTTCACGATGGGAGCGGTGAAGTAG
- a CDS encoding sugar ABC transporter permease has product MTSPARQGSSPGAFRGGVFDRQETLAKLLIAPAVLYIVAMIGAPFVLAVLYSLSNATTGDPSLHIVGLRNFRAAMEDPVFRLALRNTFVFTLVSQSIVIVLSRILANALLKPFRGKWLVRFLVLLPWTAPISLGTIGWLWMYDSIFSPMDWVLRYLGLLGTATAILGPETNMYWLGVPGLAIASVILVNVWRILPLATVIQLGGLSSIPRDLIEAAEVDGASPWRRTLMITIPLTLPIVSIAFLFGVVFTFTDLVVVYVLTRGGPVHATQVLSSWTFFKGIEAGDLAQGAAISLFMFPVLAVVAIFILRLARRTEVV; this is encoded by the coding sequence GTGACTTCCCCCGCCCGCCAGGGGTCTTCGCCTGGCGCTTTCCGCGGAGGGGTCTTCGACCGCCAGGAAACGCTCGCAAAGCTGCTGATCGCCCCGGCGGTCCTGTACATCGTCGCCATGATCGGCGCCCCGTTCGTCCTCGCGGTCCTCTACTCCCTGAGCAACGCGACCACGGGGGACCCCTCCCTCCACATCGTCGGCCTGCGGAACTTCCGCGCGGCGATGGAGGATCCCGTCTTCCGGCTCGCCCTGCGGAACACCTTCGTGTTCACGCTGGTCTCCCAGTCGATCGTCATCGTCCTGTCGCGGATCCTCGCCAACGCCCTCCTCAAGCCGTTCCGGGGGAAGTGGCTCGTGCGGTTCCTGGTCCTTCTTCCGTGGACGGCGCCGATCTCCCTCGGGACGATCGGGTGGCTCTGGATGTACGACTCGATCTTCAGCCCCATGGACTGGGTGTTGCGATACCTGGGGCTGCTCGGGACCGCCACCGCTATCCTCGGCCCCGAAACGAACATGTACTGGCTGGGCGTCCCGGGGCTCGCGATCGCGTCGGTCATTCTCGTCAACGTCTGGCGGATCCTGCCCCTCGCCACGGTGATCCAGCTCGGGGGATTGAGCTCCATCCCCAGGGACCTCATCGAGGCCGCCGAGGTGGACGGCGCGTCCCCGTGGCGACGGACGCTGATGATCACGATCCCCCTCACCCTCCCCATCGTCAGCATCGCCTTCCTCTTCGGCGTGGTGTTCACCTTCACGGACCTGGTCGTGGTGTACGTCCTGACGCGGGGCGGGCCGGTGCACGCCACGCAGGTACTCTCCTCCTGGACGTTCTTCAAGGGGATCGAGGCCGGGGACCTGGCCCAGGGGGCGGCCATCTCCCTCTTCATGTTCCCGGTGCTGGCCGTGGTCGCGATCTTCATCCTGCGGCTGGCCCGGCGGACGGAGGTTGTCTGA
- a CDS encoding ABC transporter ATP-binding protein yields the protein MGCVEIRGITKLFGNVPAVDHVDLSTNEGEFLVLLGPSGCGKTTLLRMIAGIETPTGGDIVIDGRVVTDLPPRMRNIAMVFQSYALYPHMTVFKNIAFPLRARGVDEPTVRKKVEWAAGMFKIGRLLDRKPRELSGGERQRVALARAMVREPSVFLLDEPLSNLDALLRTSAREELRQFQRRVGVTTIYVTHDQVEAMGLGDRIVVMSQGKIRQVGTPMDIYLYPADTFVATFVGSPPMNLLEQEDVLLGFRPETFMPSDAVEGSEGVVTYPFEVTYLEYLGAERLVYGNVGEKSHGRHVVARLPGSLTLPLEAGKTYPFAVARRDLRRFDRKSGLALPGETA from the coding sequence ATGGGGTGCGTGGAAATCCGCGGCATAACGAAACTGTTCGGGAACGTGCCGGCCGTCGACCACGTCGACCTGTCGACGAACGAGGGGGAATTCCTCGTCCTGCTGGGCCCTTCCGGGTGCGGGAAGACCACCCTGCTCCGGATGATCGCCGGGATCGAGACCCCGACCGGAGGTGACATCGTCATCGACGGGCGGGTGGTGACGGACCTGCCGCCGCGGATGAGGAACATCGCGATGGTGTTCCAGAGCTACGCCCTCTACCCGCACATGACGGTGTTCAAGAACATCGCCTTCCCTCTCCGCGCCCGCGGGGTCGACGAACCGACCGTGCGGAAGAAGGTGGAGTGGGCCGCGGGGATGTTCAAGATCGGGCGGCTCCTCGACCGGAAACCCCGGGAGTTGTCGGGAGGCGAGCGGCAGCGCGTGGCGCTGGCGCGCGCGATGGTCCGCGAGCCGAGCGTCTTCCTCCTCGACGAGCCGCTCTCCAACCTCGACGCGCTCCTGCGCACATCGGCGCGGGAGGAGCTCCGGCAGTTCCAGCGGCGGGTCGGGGTCACCACGATCTACGTCACGCACGACCAGGTGGAGGCGATGGGGCTCGGCGACCGGATCGTCGTCATGAGCCAGGGGAAGATCCGCCAGGTGGGAACCCCGATGGACATCTACCTGTATCCCGCCGACACCTTCGTGGCGACCTTCGTCGGATCCCCCCCGATGAACCTCCTCGAGCAGGAGGACGTCCTCCTCGGGTTCCGTCCCGAAACCTTCATGCCCTCCGACGCCGTGGAAGGGTCGGAAGGCGTGGTCACCTACCCGTTCGAGGTCACGTACCTCGAATACCTCGGCGCGGAGCGGCTCGTGTACGGGAACGTGGGGGAGAAATCGCACGGGCGCCACGTCGTGGCCCGTCTCCCGGGGTCCCTCACCCTTCCGCTCGAGGCCGGGAAGACGTACCCGTTCGCGGTTGCCCGAAGGGACCTGCGCCGGTTCGACCGGAAGAGCGGGCTGGCCCTGCCGGGAGAAACGGCGTGA